A DNA window from Salvelinus namaycush isolate Seneca chromosome 30, SaNama_1.0, whole genome shotgun sequence contains the following coding sequences:
- the LOC120025298 gene encoding mitogen-activated protein kinase kinase kinase kinase 4-like, producing the protein MAPRKRSVVWSFFRAVDEKKVTCLLCLETVLHCGHTTNMLRHLRSKHLNEYSSAVASKDRRSVAADDNSQPMMISSEDYCDVEVALEEQPPEQAASVSDADIASAINGILKAAEDHAVVRDSGAGIVSQGSAGATPSGRKWSSVWTHYERLEEQNRALCLICNEKIQHQSSTSNLLRHLSKRHPDAFARLECHIKKQKNSGVQKTLRGDSNSGPKHTNLSRRIGEVALKQSPGKFPDAFDMMGACEGEVRVLERERELTEALRRAQQQEARALEQQRELLETLRRANTREASAEKEALETLRRSQEQEARSLQREREDLQRERVELQMEKERMQREREELECLRDSGQERSPVQTVDRTTGLFQGDVVQEQEVTMREEVLG; encoded by the exons ATGGCGCCTAGAAAGCGAAGTGTCGTTTGGTCTTTTTTCAGAGCAGTAGACGAGAAAAAAGTGACTTGTCTGCTGTGTTTGGAGACCGTCCTTCATTGCGGCCACACCACGAACATGCTAAGGCATTTGCGTAGCAAACACCTGAACGAGTATAGTAGCGCAGTAGCATCAAAAGATAGGCGGTCTGTGGCGGCGGACGACAACAGTCAACCAATGATGATTAGCAGTGAAGACTACTGTGACG TGGAGGTAGCACTAGAGGAGCAGCCCCCAGAGCAGGCAGCCTCAGTGAGTGACGCAGACATCGCAAGCGCCATCAATGGCATCCTGAAGGCAGCAGAGGATCATGCTGTGGTCCGAGACAGCGGGGCTGGGATTGTGAGCCAGGGCAGTGCAGGGGCCACACCATCCGGCCGGAAGTGGAGCTCCGTGTGGACGCACTACGAGCGGTTGGAGGAGCAGAACCGCGCGCTTTGTCTGATCTGCAATGAGAAGATCCAGCACCAGAGCAGCACCAGCAACCTGCTGCGCCACCTCTCCAAGAGACATCCAGATGCCTTTGCTCGCCTGGAGTGCCACATCAAGAAACAGAAGAACAGCGGTGTCCAGAAAACATTGCGCGGAGACAGCAACTCGGGCCCCAAACACACCAACCTGTCAAGGAGAATTGGAGAGGTTGCACTGAAACAAAGCCCAGGGAAATTTCCAG ATGCATTTGATATGATGGGAGCATGTGAGGGGGAGGTGCGTGTGTTGGAGCGGGAGCGTGAGCTGACGGAGGCCTTGAGGAGGGCTCAGCAGCAGGAGGCACGGGCGCTGGAGCAGCAGAGGGAGCTCCTGGAGACACTACGTCGGGCCAACACCAGAGAGGCATCTGCAGAGAAGGAGGCCCTGGAGACCCTGAGGAGAAGCCAGGAGCAGGAGGCCCGCTccctgcagagggagagggaagacctgcagagagagagagtggagttgCAGATGGAGAAGGAAAGGatgcaaagagagagggaggagctggAGTGCTTAAGGGACTCTGGGCAAGAGAGGAGTCCAGTGCAGACAGTGGACCGAACCACTGGGTTATTCCAGGGGGACGTGGTACAGGAACAGGAGGTGACTATGAGGGAAGAGGTTCTTGGTTAG